Part of the Woronichinia naegeliana WA131 genome, GAGCAACAGTTAGAAATGTATGAAAAAAAGACAAATAAAGTAGAAAACAGAATCGTGAGTGTAAGCCAACCTCACGTGCGTCCAATAGTGCGTGGAAAAGCGGGAAAAGCAGTAGAGTTTGGAGCTAAAATATCGGCAAGTAATGTGAATGGCTTTGTCTTCTTAGACAAATTAAGTTGGGATAATTACAACGAATCGGGAGATTTACAAGCGCGAATAGAAGAATATAAAAGGGAAACAGGATGTTATCCGGAATCGGTTCATGTGGATAAAATCTATCGAACAAAAGCGAATCGAGCTTATTGTAAAGAAAGGGATATAAGAATGAGTGGTCCCCGATTGGGAAGACCGCCGAAAGAGGTGAGCAAAGAAAAAAAGAAAGAGGCACGCTCAGATGAAAGAGTGCGTAATGCCATTGAGGGTAAATTCGGACAGGGAAAGAGGAAATTTAGTCTTGGTCGAGTGATGGCCAAACTACCTGAGACCTCGGAAACGGTAATTGCGATGAACTTTTTGGTAATGAATCTTTCTACTCTACTTCAGAAGACAAAAAGTAAAAAGTTGTAGAGTCGTTTTTCTTGTGAAAAATGGTGTTAATTTTCCTCTCTTTTGTGAGGAGTGATTTGTGTTGACCTTTTTAGACAGAAAGGAACAATAGATTAAACAAAATCTGTATTTTGATTTGTTTCCATAAGGATAAGTTATCTATGCTTTTTCAGTCCATACTTCCCTAACCCACATTTCTTTCGTTTTTTGACTTTTTCAGCAAGCCCTAATTAGTCCCACGCAACAGTATGTATTAAGCTATCGTTCTGCCCAGGAACCCGATCGCCTCCTCAAAGTTAAGGATTTTTTGGATGGGGAAGAGGTAATTCCTGGCTTTAGTTTAGCGATCGCTGATTTATTTCAGGAACTAGATTTTTAATTGGAAAAAAGAAGGAGCCGTCATGACCCCTTTTTCAATCTATCTATCATTTGATATCGAAACTTTTAAGCGACTCGGAAAAGCGCGATCGCCTTCTAGCATAATGCCTCGGTTATTAACGGCAAGATGACGAATAATTTTATAGACTGATTCCACTTGCTCTGTTGCTCCAGCCCGTTCTGCCAGGGTTGCTAAATCTAAGGGCTGCTCCGCTGCGCGTAAGACCTGAAGCAGAGATTGTTGAAGTTCTAAAATGGTTGCTGCCGCTTTTTTACCCGCTTCTACCCCAGGCTGATGGTAAGCATTAATATTGACTAAAGAAGCATAAAAACTAACAGCCCTTTCATACAAAGCAATTAACGAACCGACACTAAACGCATTTACTTTTTCAATCGTAATGGTGATAGAATCCCGTTGTTTTTCATAAAGAGCTTGACGAGTCCCCTGTAAAAAACCAGAGAGATAATCACCACTAGTAGCATCGGGGTCTAAAAAAATAGATGAGCCAGAACGATCCTGCAAAACTTCAATAAATGTGGCAAAGAAATTAGGCACTCCTTCCCGTAATTGCTGAACATAGGCGTGCTGATCGGTGGAGCCTTTATTGCCATAGACAGCGATGCCTTGATGAACAATTTTTCCCTCTAAATCCCGTTCTTTACCGAGGGATTCCATAATCAATTGTTGAAGATAGCGGCTAAAGAGCAATAGGCTATCTTTATAGGGCAAAATAACCATATCTTTTTCTCCCTTGCCGTTGCCTGCATAGTACCAAGCTAGGGCCAGCAAAGCCGCCGGATTTTGACGCAGACTCGGTTGACGGGTGGCCTCATCCATCATTTTCGCACCATCTAGCAATTCCTGAATATTAATACCCTGAAGGGCTGCGGGTAATAGTCCCACTGCCGATAGTTCAGAAGTGCGGCCACCCACCCAATCCTGCATGGGGAAAGTGGCTAACCAATTTTCTGTCTGGGCTAATTGATGGAGTTTACTACCCGGCATAGTGACCGCGATCGCCTGGGCATTGAATGCTAGACCTTGGGCAGCAAAGGCTGCTTGGGTTTCGAGCATACCATTGCGTGGTTCAGGGGTGCCGCCCGATTTACTGGTGACAATCACCAGAGTGCTTTTGAGCTTGTCCCGCAGACGATTTAACAGGCGATCTAAACCGGCTGGATCAGAATTATCAATAAAATGAATAGCTAGGGGTGGAAAATCGGGGGAAAGAGCTTCAGCCACGAATTGAGGGCCTAGGGCAGAGCCACCAATCCCAATAGAAACAATATCGGTAAATTTATCGCTCTGAGGCGGTTTAATCACTCCCTGGTGAACTTGAGCGACAAAATCATGGATCTGTGCCAAGGGTTCTAGAATTTCCTGCTTTAGAGCCTCATTGGGAGCTAAATCGGGATTCCGTAACCAGTAATGACCTACCATCCGTTGTTCATCGGGATTGGCGATCGCCCCTTTTTCGAGGGCCACCATATCCTGAAAAGCCTTAGCAAACTTCGGTTTGAGATATTCAACAAACGCTTCATCGAAACGCATCCGACTGATATCCAAATAAAAATTCAGATCAGGGTGATAATACAGCCAATCCTGGTAACGTTGCCAAAGTTCTTGATTATTCATACATAGCTTCAGAGGTGACTGTTAGGAGTCGAGAAAAAGGGCAACCTTTTTCCCTCCCATTCAGAACCGGACTTGAGACTTTCACCTCATCCGGCTCCTAGTTCGATTTTCCTTTTGTCATAAGGAACAGCTTTA contains:
- a CDS encoding glucose-6-phosphate isomerase, giving the protein MNNQELWQRYQDWLYYHPDLNFYLDISRMRFDEAFVEYLKPKFAKAFQDMVALEKGAIANPDEQRMVGHYWLRNPDLAPNEALKQEILEPLAQIHDFVAQVHQGVIKPPQSDKFTDIVSIGIGGSALGPQFVAEALSPDFPPLAIHFIDNSDPAGLDRLLNRLRDKLKSTLVIVTSKSGGTPEPRNGMLETQAAFAAQGLAFNAQAIAVTMPGSKLHQLAQTENWLATFPMQDWVGGRTSELSAVGLLPAALQGINIQELLDGAKMMDEATRQPSLRQNPAALLALAWYYAGNGKGEKDMVILPYKDSLLLFSRYLQQLIMESLGKERDLEGKIVHQGIAVYGNKGSTDQHAYVQQLREGVPNFFATFIEVLQDRSGSSIFLDPDATSGDYLSGFLQGTRQALYEKQRDSITITIEKVNAFSVGSLIALYERAVSFYASLVNINAYHQPGVEAGKKAAATILELQQSLLQVLRAAEQPLDLATLAERAGATEQVESVYKIIRHLAVNNRGIMLEGDRAFPSRLKVSISNDR